Below is a window of Paraburkholderia kururiensis DNA.
GCGAACTGGACGTGCTCGACGCCGCCACGCTCACGGGCATGCTCAAGGGCAACAGCTACTACAACCCCGTGCTGAACCCCGAGCGCGCGCTGGAGCGGCGCAACACCGTGCTCGCGCAGATGGTGAAGTACGGCAAGCTGAGCCCCGCCGCGTTCCAGAGCCTGAAGCGCAAGCCGTTGCGCGTGGACTTCGAGCGGCAGACCGAGCCGCCCGGCCCCGCGCCGCATTTCGCGCAGCAACTGCGCAAGTGGCTGATCGCGTGGGCCGACCGCAACGACTACAACGTCTATTCGGACGGCCTCGTGGTGCGCACGACGATCGATTCTCGCCTGCAGGCCATGGCCACGCAGGCGCTCGCGCGCCAGGGCAACCAGTTGCAGGGCATCGCGAACGGCGCGTGGAGCGGGCGCGACGGCTGCTCGGCGGCCAGCGATCCGTTCCGCGCGTTCATGCGCGAGAGCCCCGACTATCGCGCCGCGCGCGACGCCGGGCAGACCGACGAAGAAGCGCTCAAGCACCTCGCCGCGGACCGTTCGTTCATGCGCGGCCTGTGCAAGGACAAGACGCGTATCGAAGCGGCCTTCCTCGCCATCGACCCGCGCAACGGCCAGATCAAGGCGTGGGTGGGCAGCCGCGATTTCACCGACGAGCCCTTCGATCACGTGCAGCAGGCGCGCCGTCAGCCGGGCTCCACGTTCAAGCCGTTCGTCTACGGCGCGGCGTTCGAACAGGGCGCGAAGCCGACCGACACCTTCATCGACCAGCCCGTCGAGATTCCGCTGGCAGGCGGCGAGATCTGGCGTCCCGACGACGACGTGCCGCCAACCGGCCGTCCCATGACGCTGCGCGACGCCATTGCGTACTCGCGCAACCGCATCACCGCGCAGTTGATGCAGACCGTGGGGCCGGAGCGCGTGGCGCGTCTTGCGCGCGCCATGGGCGTGCGCGACAGCCGGCTCGACACCGTGCCGTCGCTCGCGCTCGGCACGAGCCCGGTCACGCTCAAGGAAATGGTGTCGGCCTACGCGACCATCGCGGACGACGGCGCGTACCACGAGCCGCGCATGGTCACGCGCATCGAAGATCACGAGGGCAACGTGCTGGCCGAATTCGAACCGGCGTCGCCGGAACAGGCGCTGCCCGAGGCCGCGGACAAGACGCTCATCGACGTGATGCGCGACGTGGTGAACCGCGGCACAGGCGCGGCGATTCGCACGCGCTACGGCATTCGCGCCGACGTGGCCGGCAAGACCGGCACCACGCAGGGCAACACGGACGGCTGGTTCATCCTCATGCATCCGCAACTGGTGGCGGGCGCGTGGGTGGGCTTCGACGACGGCCGCGTGACGCTGCGCAGCGACTACTGGGGGCAGGGCGCGCACAGCGCGTTGCCGATCGTCGGCGACTTCTTCTCGCGGGCGCTTTCCTCACGCATCGTCGATACGCGTGCGAAGTTCGTGACCGAGGTGCAGCCGGGCTGGTTCGACGTGTTCCGCGAGAAGCTGCGCGCGTGGATCGAGCATCTGTTCCCGTCGACGCAGAAGACGGAAGTGGCGGCGCCGGTGAAGCGGGCGCCGCCGCGCGCGGTGCCGGCGTCGGAGGCTTCCGGGGCGTCCGAGGCTTCGGCTGCTTCTGCGGCTTCGGCTGCGTCTGTGGCATCTGCTGCATCTGCAGCAGCGGTGGCTTCGGGCGTTCCGGCTTCGGGTGCTGCTGCGGCCTCCGGCGCAGTGGCGGCGTCGGGCGCGTCGGCGTTCCCGTTCGGCGTGCCGCCCATTCTTCATGCGCCGGGTGCGTTGCCGTCGGAGCAGCCGCCGTCGTCGCCCACGCCTACCCCTGATGTGACCGAGCCCAGCGCGGGAGTGGGTGGCGGCTCGGGCGCAGGCGGCGACACGGCGCAGGGGCAGAGTCAGCCGGGGCAGTGAGATGCGCGCACGCCGTGCGATGCGGCGGCGCGGTTCGGGTGCTTGCGGGGGTGACGGTGGCCGCCTCACGCCGTCGCGAGTCGAGCCTGTCGCGATGGCGCGCTTAGGGGGCGTGCTTATGGTGGTGCGTTTAGCGCACATGCTTAGGGTGGCACGCTTACGGCACCGTGCGCCGAAGCTACGCGCCTAAGCCTTCGTGTCGTGCCGCATTGCAAGCGAGCCGGCGAGCGCTTGTGCTGTGGCTCACGCTGGCCGCTACGTTACGCAACGCGAGGCCACTTAGGGCCACTTACGCGTCCGCTTCACTCGCTCGCCGCTTGCCCGTCCTGCGCCTTGCTTAGTTCTTTCTCCTGCTGAGCCTTCCGCTGCTGCAACGGTAGTCGCCATTGCCCGCGCCGCTTGAGCCCTTCGGCGAACGTCGCGCGCTCGTCGGGCGTGAGCGTCGCGGCGAAATCGGCCACGCCTTGCTCGATGCGCGTGCGCAGCGCGGTATCCGCGGCGCGCGTGCGGGCGAGCGCGGCATCGAGTGCCGGACGGTCCAGTTGCGGCGCCGCCAACAGTTCCAGCACCTGATTGCGCGCTTCACGGCCTTCGCGTGCAAACTCGCGGCCCTCGTGCCGCGCGTTCTTCAACGCATCGAGAAACTGCTGCTGACGCTCGGGCGACAGTTCGCTCGCGGCGAAGCGCAGCGCTGTGGGCGGTTGCACGCGCGCGGCCTCGTGGGTTTCGCCGCGCGTGCTGAACCATTGAATCGCGCCGCCGCCAATCGCGCCCAGCAGGAACGCGTTGAGCACGAGCGAGCCCACCAGCGCCAGTTTCCAGGACCGCTCGCTCATTCGCCGCTCCAGTCCGCGGACGATCCGCCGAAACTCGTGGTGATGGAAGGCACGCTCGCTTCGTGCAGCGGCTCGCCTGTCACGAGGAAGAACGACACCGCGAACGCGCCGGCCAGCCCGCCTGCGAGCCCCACGCCCGCAATCGCGGCGCCCGACCACCAGAGCGGCGAGCGCTGCCAGAAGAAGCGCGGGCGCTTGCGTCGTCGACTGTCGGCAGCCGAAGGCGCGGCGGCGATCACGCGTTCGTACAGCGCGTGGTCGGGCGGTGCGACGACGTGACTTTCGAGCCACGTATCGAGGCTCGACTGCTGCGCGAGCAGCGCGTCGGCTTCGGCGCGGTGGCCGGCGGCCCACGCCTGCGCGTCGGCGCGTTCGCTTGCGGGCCAGCGGCGCGGCTCGGCGCCGTATGCCTCGACGATGGCCCGGAATCTCTCAGGTGTCATGGCATGTCCTCACGTTGTTTCGGGGCCGCTGCCGGCCAGTTGGGCGCGCAGGTTGCGCCGCGCGCGCGCCAGCAGGCTCTCCAGTGCATCGACCGAAATGCCCATCACGGCCGCGGCCTCGATGTTCGAGAGTTCCTGGTAATAGTTGAGCACGAGCGCCTCGCGCTGGCGCGGCGGCAGCGCGGCGAGCGCGGCCTGCACGCGCGCGTCGCGGGCACGCGCTTCGAGCCTTGCGTCGGGCAGCGGCGCGGGATCGGGCTCGTCCGGTATCTCGTCCACGGTGTCCTCGCGATGGCCGCGCAGCCGGTCGTAGCAGAGGTTCATCGCGACACGGTGCAGCCACGTGTCGAAGCGCGCCTCGCCTTCGCGCCAGCGCGGCGCCTGTTTCCAGATGCGCACGAACGCTTCCTGCGCGACGTCCTCGGCTTCCGTGCGGTCGCCGAGCATGCGGGTGGCGAGCGCGAGCAGCCGCGGCAGCTTGCGGGCCACGAGCGCACGCACGGCCGCAGGCTCTTCGCGGCCGACCCGGGCAAGGAGGTCGGCGTCGGGGTCGCGGCCACGGTCGCCGTCACGGCCTCGCGCGAGGTCACGTTCCGGGTCTTCCTCGTCAAGGCGGCCCGCTCTGCCCGACGGTCGCTTTTCGCTCAAGGGGCGTGGTCCCGTGCGGTCGCCGAAGCGTGTCTGCGGGCGCGAATCGTTTTCACGTGGCGTGACTCCCTGCGCATCGGAGGGTCCGGTTGCGGTGCTGGCGCGCGGCGCGAGCGCCGAACGTGGGGGCGTTTCGGTTTCGACCTGCATTGCCTTGGCAGCGGCATGTGGCCGTCAATATACGACGACCGCGGGACGGTAATACGCGGGCCGGGCCGGCACGACGACACAGCCCGCGAGCGTGACCGCGGCGAGCGTCAGGACGAGAAGTGTTTTCATGGGTTCACCGTTCGCGTGGGGCGGGCTCGCTTCAGCGGATCTCTGCATCGTCGAAGGGCGAAGGCGCCTCAACGCGCCCAATGTCCTTCCACCCAGCGCCAGTTTGGCCCACGCCGCACCCAGTGACCGGGCACCCAGCGGTAGCCCATGCGCACCGGCTGCCAGTGGCCGGGCAGCCAGACGTACTGGCCGTGCTCCCAGCGCCAGCGGCCCTGGTCCCAGACGTAGCCCGCGCGCGGCGCCGGCATGACTTCCACGCGCGGCGGCGGCGGCGCGACCGGCGCGATGATGACGGCCTGCGCGAACGCGGCCGGGGCGATCAGCATGACGGCGGCAGCGGCGGCAAGCCGGGCGCGGCCGGCGGTACGTGTCGTGAAAGATGCGGCGAAAGGTGCGGCGGACGATGCGGCAACACACCTCGCGCAAAGCGCGCGAAGGACGCTAAGGAATTTCATGTGAGGCTTCTCCCGTTCGTAACAGCGGATGGATTCCGTTTCTGTTTGAACGGGCGCGATGCGGGAATCCGTCGCGCGCGAGCGTTACGGGGCGTTACCGCGCGAACGACTGCGTGCGCGGCGCTGCCGTGGACGCCCGCACCACCAGCTTTGGCGCCGAGGCGAGGCACATGCGCGGCGCGGGCTGTCCGCTGGCCGCCGCATCCGTTCCTGTTGCCGCCTCGTGCGGCGCGCCTTCGATCAGTTCGCGCAGCAGCGTGACGGCCAGTTCCGCCGCTTCCGCCGTCGGCACGGCCACCGTGGTCAAGGCGGGCCGCGATTCGCGCGCGGGCAGGATGTCCGTGATGCCCACCACGGAGAGATCGCGCGGCACGTCGAGCCCGAGGTCCGCCGCGGCCTGCATCGCGCCGAGCGCGGGCAGGTCGTTGGTGGCGAAGATCGCGGTGATGGACGGATCGCCTTCCAGCAGATCGCGCGTGGCCGTATAGCCGCCGTGGACGGTGTCCGCGGCCTGACGCACGTGCGCCGCGGGCACGTCGAGCCCGGCGGCGCGCGCGGCATCCACGAAGCCGTCGTAGCGCGCCGCGTGAATGCCCGAGACCTTGCTGCCCACGATCACGCCGATGCGTCGGTGCCCCAGCTCCATCAGATGCGCGCCCGCCAGTTGCCCGGCCAGCCGGAAGTCCACGGCCACGCACGGCAGCCCCGGCGGATCGAGCGGCCGCTCCCACATGCAGAGCACGACGGGCGCGCCGCGCGCTTCGGTCAGGCGCAGGTCCGCGAAATCGAGGTTCGCGTTGGTGACGAGCACGCCCTCGGAGAGCGTGCCCGCGATCTGCTCCAGATAAGCGCGGCCCAGCTGCGGATCTTCGTTGGTGTTGCAGATGATGAGGAAGTGGCCGCTCGCGCGCGCCGCACGCTCCACGGCGAGCGCGAATTCGGGATAGAACGGGTTCGCGATGCTCGACACCATGAGCGCGATGGTGGGAGCGCGGCCTTCGGCGAGTGCGCGTGCCGCGAGGTGCGGCCGGTAGCCGAGCGCCTCGACGGCCTCCAGCACGCGCCGGCGCGTTTCCTCGCCCACGCGGCCGCGGCTGCGCAGCACGTTGGAGACGGTGGCGGGCGTCACGCCCGCGTGGCGCGCGACTTCGCTGAGTGTGGGCATGGGGTTTCCATTATTTGGGACGCCTGTTCAATGTTTGCATCATCGCGGTTTGGACGGCACTATTGCTCCACCCAAAAACGATATCGGAGACTCCAACCGGCCATTGATCGCACCCGCGGTCAATTTTTTTCGGACGGTTGATTAAGCGCTTAATCTCCGACTTCGAGCGATTAAATCACGGAGTCGATGCAATGGCGAGCATTTCGTTGAGAGGCGTGCGCAAGGCCTATGACGGCGCCGCGCCGGTCGTCCGCGATGTCGATCTGGACATCGGCGAAAACGAGTTCTGCGTATTCCTCGGCCCCTCGGGCTGCGGCAAGTCCACGCTGCTGCGCGTGATCGCGGGTCTGGAAGACGCGACGGACGGCGAGGTGTGGATCGGCGGGCGCAACGTCAACGACGTGCCCGCGGCCCAGCGGGGCGTGGCCATGGTGTTCCAGAGCTACGCGCTCTTTCCGCACATGACCGTGTTCGAGAACATGGCCTTCGGTCTCAAGATCGCGAAGACGCCGAAAGACGAGATCGCCCGCAAGGTCAACGAGGCCGCGCGCATTCTTCAGCTCGAACCCTTGCTGCAACGCCGCCCGCGCGAACTGTCGGGCGGCCAGCGCCAGCGCGTGGCCATCGGCCGCGCCATCGTGCGCGAGCCCGGCGTGTTCCTCTTCGACGAGCCGCTCTCCAATCTCGATGCCACGCTGCGCGGCCAGACGCGCATCGAGATCGCGCGTCTGCACCGGCAGTTCGCGAAGGCGAGCGTGGTGTACGTGACGCACGACCAGATCGAAGCCATGACGCTTGCCGACCGCATCGTGCTGCTGCACGCGGGCGCCGACGCCGAACGCTACGGCAGCATCGCGCAAAGCGGCGCGCCGCTCGAGCTGTACCACCGTCCCGCCAGCCGCTTCGTGGCGGGCTTCATCGGCTCGCCGCGCATGAACTTTCTGCCGGGCAGCGTGGTCGGCATCGGCCCGCAAGGCGTCACGGTCGCGCTCGCGCACACGGACGAACGCGTGAGCGTGGCCGTGGACGGCAGCGCCTTGCAGCCCGGCCAGCCGGTTACGTTCGGCGTGCGCCCGGAGCATCTCGAACTTGCGCTGGGCGGGCCGGGTGTGGGCAATGAAGCACAAGACGTCTCGCTCACGCGCGGCGTCGTGCTCGTGGAGCGCCTGGGCGAACACAGCTACGTGCATCTCGACCAACCCGGCGGCGACGTGCTGATCGCGAAGGTGCCGGGCGGCGCGCAGATCGACCGTGGCCATCGCGCCACCTTCCGGGCGAGCGCCGCCGCCTGCCATCTCTTCACCGAGGACGGCCGCGCCGTGCCGCTGCTCCAGACCACGGAGCACGTCGCCTGACGGCGTGATCGTCTCGCAACGCGCACACCTGCCAACCAGCACACAGAACACCCAGGAGACGAACGCAATGCGCCTTGGAGTCTGCTACTACCCGGAACACTGGCCCGAATCGATGTGGGAAGACGACGCCCGCCGCATGAAGGCGCTCGGCATCAGCCAGGTGCGAATCGCCGAGTTCGCCTGGAGCCGCATGGAGCCGAGCCCCGGCGAATACGACTGGGGCTGGCTCGACCGCGCCGTCGACGTGCTCGGCAACGCGGGCCTGCAGGTCGTGATGTGCACGCCCACGGCGACGCCGCCGAAGTGGCTCATCGACCGGCATCCCGACATCCTGCCCGTGGGCGCCGATGGCCGCGTGCGCGGCTTCGGCTCGCGCCGTCACTACGACTTTTCGTCGCCGTCGTACTACGAAGCGTCGCAGCGCATCTGCACGGCCGTGGCCGAGCGCTACGGCAAGCATCCCGCCGTGGCGTACTGGCAGACCGACAACGAGTTCGGTTGTCATCAGACCGTGGTCAGCTATTCGCCCGCGGCGGTGGCGCGCTTTCGCGAGTGGCTGCGCGCGCGCTACGGCACGATCGACGCCCTGAACCGCGCCTGGGGCACCGTGTTCTGGAGCATGGAGTACCGCAGCTTCGACGAGATCGACGCGCCCATCGGCACCGTTACCGAAGCGCATCCTTCGCACCGGCTCGACTACCGCCGTTTCGCTTCCGACGAAGTGGCGCGCTACAACCGCATGCAGGTGGAGGTCATCCGCGCGCATTCGCCGGGCCGGCCCGTGGCGCACAACTTCATGCAGCTGTTCACGGAATTCGATCACTACAAGGTGGCCGCGGACCTCGACGTCGCGACGTGGGACAGCTACCCGCTCGGCGCGCTCGAAGAACTGTGGTTTGCGCCCGAACTCAAGGCGCGCTGGCTGCGCACGGGGCACCCCGACTTCGCGTCGTTCAATCACGACGTGTATCGCGGCATGTCGAAGCTGCCGTTCTGGGTGATGGAGCAGCAGCCCGGTCCCGTGAACTGGGCGCAGTGGAACCCCGCGCCGCTGCCGGGCATGGTCCGTCTTTGGAGCTGGGAGGCCTTTGCGCACGGCGCCGGCTGCGTGTCGTATTTCCGCTGGCGCCAGGCGCCGTTCGCGCAGGAGCAGATGCACGCGGGTCTCAACACGCCCGACAACCGCCTCGACCTGGGCGGCAACGAAGCGACCCAGGTTGCCGCCGACATTCGCCGCGTGCTGGACGCTCACGCGGACGCCGCAGGCGACGTGCGGGCCGCCGTCGCGCTCGTGTTCGACTACGAGGCGAAGTGGCTCTTCGAGGTTCAACCGCAGGGCGCGGACTTCCATTACCCGCGCTTCGCGTTCGAGTACTACTCGGCGCTGCGCTCGCTCGGGCTCGACGTCGATATCGTGCCGGCGCATGCGCCGCTCGACGGCTACAAACTCGTGGTCGTGCCGCCGCTGCCCGTGGTGCCCGACGACTTCGCGGACCGCCTCGCGCGCTGCGGCGCGCACGTGGTGCTCGGGCCGCGCACGGGCTCGAAGACGCGCGATCTGCAGATTCCGTCGAACCTTCCGCCGGGCTCGCTTGCCGGGTTGCTCGGCGCACGCGTGTGGCGCGTGGAGTCGCTGCGGCCGAACGTGGACGTGCCGGTGGTGTCGAGCCATGTCGCAACTGGCGCTGCCGCGCAGCCGTTCGCGGGCGTGGGCCGCCACTGGCGCGATCTGATCGACACGGGCACGGATGCCGAGCGTGATGTCTCAGGCGTCGAGGTGCGCGCAACGTTCGGCGACGGCCATCCCGCGTGGGTGCGCCGTGGTCGCGTGAATTACCTCGCGAGCCTGTTCGACGATGCGCTCACGGCCCACGTGATCGCGCAGATCGCGGGCGAAAGCGGGCTCGACGTGACCGCGCAAGGCGAGAGCGTGCGCGTGAGCCGCCGCGGCGGGCTCACCTACGTGTTCAATTACGGCGAAGCGACGCACACCATCGACGGCGTGGACGCCGCAGCCTTCGTGCTGGGCTCGCGTGACGTCGAACCGCAAGGCGTGGCGGCTTATCGCACGTCGGCTTAAGCACCGCCTTCGTCAACGGGCGGAACAAGACGAAACAACCCAAACAATCGCGCAGTACCAGTCGCAGGCAACCTAAAAACCAAGGAGACAGACATGACGGTGAAGGCACTCAGGTTCCGCATCGGGCTCGCAGCCGCCACGCTGGCGGTGGCAACGGCCGCATCGTGGATCGCTAACTCGGCGCACGCGGGCACGCTTGCGGTGAACGTCGCGTTCAAGGGCGCAAGCCAGCGCGCGGTGTGGCAGTCGGTATTCGACGACTTCCACAAGGCGCATCCCGACATCGACGTGAAGGCGTCGTTCATCGACGAGGAAGCCTACAAGGTGCAGCTGCCGGGCTGGCTCACCACCGTCGCGCCCGACATCGTGAACTGGCACGACGGCGAGCGCATGGCCTACTACGCGAAGCGCGGCCTGTTCGAAGACCTCACCGGCGACTGGGCGAAGAACGGCTGGAACGACATGTATGCGTCGACGAAAGAAGCGTCGTCGTATGCGGGTAAGCAGTACGCGGCGCCCACCGTGTACTACGCGTGGGGCATGTTCTATCGCAAGGACCTGTTCAAGAAGGCCGGCATCGACGCCGAGCCGAAAACGTGGGACCAGTTTCTCGACGCGTGCCGCAAGCTGAAGGCTGCCGGGATTACGCCGATTGCCGTGGCGGGCCGCGACGCGTGGACGCTCGCGGGCTGGTTCGACTATCTCGACCTGCGCCTGAACGGCAACGCGTTCCATCAGAAACTGATGGCGGGCGAGGTGCCCTACACCGACGCGCGCGTGAAGAAGGTCTACACCACGTGGAAGCAACTGATCGACGACCACGACTTCATCGACAACTCGCTCTCCTACGATCTGGACGCCGCGCAGCCGTTCCTGTTCCAGGGCAAGGCCGCGATGATGCTGATGGGCACCTTCATCACGGGCGGCTTCCCGGCGAGCGTGAAAGACGAGATGAGCTTCTTCCGCTTCCCGATCATCGACGCGAATGTGCCCACGGCCGAGGACGGCCCGGTGGAGTCGCTGCACATTCCGTCGAAGGCGAAGAACAAGGCCGACGCGCGCACGTTCCTCAAGTTCGTGGAAACGCCGGAGATCGGCGCGAAGCTGGCAACGGGGCTCGGTTCGCTCTCGGCCAACAGCAAGTCGCCTGAACCGGAAGACCCCATCTCGCGCATCGGCTTCCAGATTCTTTCGACCACGCGCGGCGGCATTGCGCAGTTCTACGACCGCGACATGACCAAGGAAATGGCCGACGAAGGCATGAAGGGCATGCAGCAGTTCGTGGCGGATCCGTCGAAGCTC
It encodes the following:
- a CDS encoding penicillin-binding protein 1A, translating into MANVKPAVAAGVAKTRAVAAPLAARALATARFLAGAAWFHLRHPTRRGVALAVAAVPALFVLYVLVLIPFTPSISDIRKARVDQPAQILSADGKLLAEFKPSNREWVPLAEISPHMVDALISTEDHRFYEHHGLDWRRTASAALHTFSGDRQGGSTITQQLARNLYPDQIGRAPTLTRKLKEAITAFKIEAVYSKSQILETYLNTVPFLYNAYGVEMAARTYFNKSASELDVLDAATLTGMLKGNSYYNPVLNPERALERRNTVLAQMVKYGKLSPAAFQSLKRKPLRVDFERQTEPPGPAPHFAQQLRKWLIAWADRNDYNVYSDGLVVRTTIDSRLQAMATQALARQGNQLQGIANGAWSGRDGCSAASDPFRAFMRESPDYRAARDAGQTDEEALKHLAADRSFMRGLCKDKTRIEAAFLAIDPRNGQIKAWVGSRDFTDEPFDHVQQARRQPGSTFKPFVYGAAFEQGAKPTDTFIDQPVEIPLAGGEIWRPDDDVPPTGRPMTLRDAIAYSRNRITAQLMQTVGPERVARLARAMGVRDSRLDTVPSLALGTSPVTLKEMVSAYATIADDGAYHEPRMVTRIEDHEGNVLAEFEPASPEQALPEAADKTLIDVMRDVVNRGTGAAIRTRYGIRADVAGKTGTTQGNTDGWFILMHPQLVAGAWVGFDDGRVTLRSDYWGQGAHSALPIVGDFFSRALSSRIVDTRAKFVTEVQPGWFDVFREKLRAWIEHLFPSTQKTEVAAPVKRAPPRAVPASEASGASEASAASAASAASVASAASAAAVASGVPASGAAAASGAVAASGASAFPFGVPPILHAPGALPSEQPPSSPTPTPDVTEPSAGVGGGSGAGGDTAQGQSQPGQ
- a CDS encoding YXWGXW repeat-containing protein gives rise to the protein MKFLSVLRALCARCVAASSAAPFAASFTTRTAGRARLAAAAAVMLIAPAAFAQAVIIAPVAPPPPRVEVMPAPRAGYVWDQGRWRWEHGQYVWLPGHWQPVRMGYRWVPGHWVRRGPNWRWVEGHWAR
- a CDS encoding ABC transporter ATP-binding protein; the protein is MASISLRGVRKAYDGAAPVVRDVDLDIGENEFCVFLGPSGCGKSTLLRVIAGLEDATDGEVWIGGRNVNDVPAAQRGVAMVFQSYALFPHMTVFENMAFGLKIAKTPKDEIARKVNEAARILQLEPLLQRRPRELSGGQRQRVAIGRAIVREPGVFLFDEPLSNLDATLRGQTRIEIARLHRQFAKASVVYVTHDQIEAMTLADRIVLLHAGADAERYGSIAQSGAPLELYHRPASRFVAGFIGSPRMNFLPGSVVGIGPQGVTVALAHTDERVSVAVDGSALQPGQPVTFGVRPEHLELALGGPGVGNEAQDVSLTRGVVLVERLGEHSYVHLDQPGGDVLIAKVPGGAQIDRGHRATFRASAAACHLFTEDGRAVPLLQTTEHVA
- a CDS encoding periplasmic heavy metal sensor, which encodes MSERSWKLALVGSLVLNAFLLGAIGGGAIQWFSTRGETHEAARVQPPTALRFAASELSPERQQQFLDALKNARHEGREFAREGREARNQVLELLAAPQLDRPALDAALARTRAADTALRTRIEQGVADFAATLTPDERATFAEGLKRRGQWRLPLQQRKAQQEKELSKAQDGQAASE
- a CDS encoding LacI family DNA-binding transcriptional regulator — its product is MPTLSEVARHAGVTPATVSNVLRSRGRVGEETRRRVLEAVEALGYRPHLAARALAEGRAPTIALMVSSIANPFYPEFALAVERAARASGHFLIICNTNEDPQLGRAYLEQIAGTLSEGVLVTNANLDFADLRLTEARGAPVVLCMWERPLDPPGLPCVAVDFRLAGQLAGAHLMELGHRRIGVIVGSKVSGIHAARYDGFVDAARAAGLDVPAAHVRQAADTVHGGYTATRDLLEGDPSITAIFATNDLPALGAMQAAADLGLDVPRDLSVVGITDILPARESRPALTTVAVPTAEAAELAVTLLRELIEGAPHEAATGTDAAASGQPAPRMCLASAPKLVVRASTAAPRTQSFAR
- a CDS encoding ABC transporter substrate-binding protein codes for the protein MTVKALRFRIGLAAATLAVATAASWIANSAHAGTLAVNVAFKGASQRAVWQSVFDDFHKAHPDIDVKASFIDEEAYKVQLPGWLTTVAPDIVNWHDGERMAYYAKRGLFEDLTGDWAKNGWNDMYASTKEASSYAGKQYAAPTVYYAWGMFYRKDLFKKAGIDAEPKTWDQFLDACRKLKAAGITPIAVAGRDAWTLAGWFDYLDLRLNGNAFHQKLMAGEVPYTDARVKKVYTTWKQLIDDHDFIDNSLSYDLDAAQPFLFQGKAAMMLMGTFITGGFPASVKDEMSFFRFPIIDANVPTAEDGPVESLHIPSKAKNKADARTFLKFVETPEIGAKLATGLGSLSANSKSPEPEDPISRIGFQILSTTRGGIAQFYDRDMTKEMADEGMKGMQQFVADPSKLDAVLAQLEATRKRIYHK
- a CDS encoding beta-galactosidase; its protein translation is MRLGVCYYPEHWPESMWEDDARRMKALGISQVRIAEFAWSRMEPSPGEYDWGWLDRAVDVLGNAGLQVVMCTPTATPPKWLIDRHPDILPVGADGRVRGFGSRRHYDFSSPSYYEASQRICTAVAERYGKHPAVAYWQTDNEFGCHQTVVSYSPAAVARFREWLRARYGTIDALNRAWGTVFWSMEYRSFDEIDAPIGTVTEAHPSHRLDYRRFASDEVARYNRMQVEVIRAHSPGRPVAHNFMQLFTEFDHYKVAADLDVATWDSYPLGALEELWFAPELKARWLRTGHPDFASFNHDVYRGMSKLPFWVMEQQPGPVNWAQWNPAPLPGMVRLWSWEAFAHGAGCVSYFRWRQAPFAQEQMHAGLNTPDNRLDLGGNEATQVAADIRRVLDAHADAAGDVRAAVALVFDYEAKWLFEVQPQGADFHYPRFAFEYYSALRSLGLDVDIVPAHAPLDGYKLVVVPPLPVVPDDFADRLARCGAHVVLGPRTGSKTRDLQIPSNLPPGSLAGLLGARVWRVESLRPNVDVPVVSSHVATGAAAQPFAGVGRHWRDLIDTGTDAERDVSGVEVRATFGDGHPAWVRRGRVNYLASLFDDALTAHVIAQIAGESGLDVTAQGESVRVSRRGGLTYVFNYGEATHTIDGVDAAAFVLGSRDVEPQGVAAYRTSA
- a CDS encoding RNA polymerase sigma factor, which encodes MSEKRPSGRAGRLDEEDPERDLARGRDGDRGRDPDADLLARVGREEPAAVRALVARKLPRLLALATRMLGDRTEAEDVAQEAFVRIWKQAPRWREGEARFDTWLHRVAMNLCYDRLRGHREDTVDEIPDEPDPAPLPDARLEARARDARVQAALAALPPRQREALVLNYYQELSNIEAAAVMGISVDALESLLARARRNLRAQLAGSGPETT